The segment CTATACTTCACGGCGAAGTTGACAAAAACCTTCCTCTTTGTCGGTCGAACTACACGTTCACAGCGGGGCGGCTCAGGCCGGCTCGACGTCCTCGTTGTCGCCCTCGGACTCCACCGAGGAATCGCGTTCGCGGCGTTCGCGTTCCCGCCTGAGCTCGCGGTCGATGTCGTCCTCCCGGTCGGTCGGTGCGACGTTCAGCACGTTGCCACCGCCGGGGTCGGTGACGATGACCTCCGTCCCCTCCGGTAACTCCCCGAACTCGCTCCGGGCGCTGTAGTTCGGGTTGAAGCCGCCGCCCTCGATGACCCTGACCTGTCCCTCCGTCGAGGTGACCGTCCGGGTCACCGTCGCCCGCGCACCGTGGAGGTCGTCGGAGCTGCTCGTCTTCCCGGTCCCCTTCCCGCCGTAGAAGTCGAACTCGCGGTAGACCCACAGCGTCGCGAGGCCGATGGCGAGGACCATTATCGCCATCGCCGGCGCGGTGCCCAGCGGGGAGAACAGCATCCCGATGAGACCCGCGACGAAGAGCGCGATGCCGATGACGATGAAGTGCGCGCCGGGCGCGAGCGCCTCCAGTATCATCAGCCCCGTACCGGCCAGAAACAGCAGGAACGGGAGCAGGTCGACGTCGAGTAGCGGTGCCATGGTCGGAGTTAGGAGCCGCGACCGATTAACATTTCGCAGACCCGCGGGCCGGAGTCAACCTGCGAGCTGGACGATGTAGAACACTAACCCGACGGTCCCGAGGACACCGATGGCGACGAACACCGCGTTCTCCAGACTCACGTCGCCGGGTTCGATGACCTCGTCCATGTCCACGTAGCCGACCGCGACGGCCTGGGCGTCGTCGCTCGCGCGCCGCTCGACGGTCGGCGGGTCCCAGTCACCGTCGTCGACCCACTCGAACTCGTCGGGGCCGTCCGCAGCGTCGGGCTCGTCCTCCGTCGCGTCGAGGTCGTCCTCCGTCGCGTCGGGGCCGTCCGTGGACGGGCCGGGGGGTGACGGCTCCTCGGGCGTGCCGTCGTCCCCGTCTCGCGTCGATTCGTCCTCCATGGGTCCGGCTAGGTGACGCGGCTACTAAACCCCGGTGGGTCGCACACCGGTGTCGTCCCGTCGCCGTATCTCGCCCTCGTAGACGACGCCCCGGTCGGCGTCGACGGTGACGGTGGTGCCGTCGGCGACGGCCGCGAGGTCCGCGCCGCTGACCATCGGAACGTCGACCTCCCGGGCGACCATCGCGGGGTAGCCGGTCATGCCGGGCCGCGCGTCGACGATGCCGCCGATGCGGGTCACGTCGCCCTCGAACTCGCCCTCGAAGCTGGGGTCGAGCGCGAGCACGGCTCCCTCGGGTACCTCCGAGATGTCACCGTCGGTCGTTCGCACTACCGGGCCAGTCACGTAGCCCGAGACGACCGACCGACCCGTGGCGAGCGTCTCCGCCGCCACGTGGACCTTGAGCGTGTTCGTCGTCTGAGTGCCCTCCAGTTCGGTCATCATGCCGGAGAGGACGACCACCGTGTCGCCGCTTTCGGCGATCCCGGACGCGAGCGCGGCCTGCACCGCGTTCTCGATGACTGCGTCGATGCCGTCGGCGTCGAACGGGGCGTACTGGGCGGCGACGCCCCACGTCAACGAGAGCTGCCGGCGCACCCGGTCCCGTGGCGTCGTCGCGACGACGGGAACCCCCGGACGGTACTTCGCGGTCTTCAGCGCGGTGTACCCGGACTCCGACGCGGCGACGACCGCGCTCGCACCCACGTCGCGGGCGAGGTAGCGAGCGGAGCGAGCGAGCGCGTCGGTCCGCGAGTCGCCAGCGGGCGGGACCCGCTGCTCGTTGAGCTCCTCGTACTCCTCGCTGCGCTCGACCTGCCGGACGATGCGGTCCATCGCCTCGACCACTGTGGCCGGGTGGTTGCCGATGGCGGTCTCCGCCGAGAGCATCACGGCGTCGGTGCCGTCGAGGACGGCGTTGGCCACGTCCGAGGCCTCCGCACGGGTCGGCCGGCGCTCCTCGACCATCGAGTCGAGCATCTCCGTCGCCGTGATGACCGGCGTCCCCGTCCCCCGGCACTTGCGGATGATGCGCTTCTGTATCATCGGCACGTCCTCCATCGGGCACTCGACACCGAGGTCGCCCCGGGCCACCATGACGCCGTACGAGGTATCGATGATCTCGTCGAGGTTCTCGACCGCGCCGGCGCGTTCGATCTTCGCGATGACCGGGATATCCACGCCGAACCCCTCCAGCACCTCGGACACCTCGACCACGTCGGCCGCACTCCGGACGAAGCTCGCCGCGACGAAGTCGACCTCGTGCTCGGCGGCCTGTTCGAGGTCCCGTCGGTCCTTCTCGGTGACGACGTCGAGGTTCAGGTCCACCCCGGGCGTGTTGACGCCCTTGCGCCCGCCGAGCTCGCCGCCGGCATCGACGTGGACGACGACCGCGTCGTCCTCGACGCGCTCGACGGTCGTCTCGATGCGTCCGTCGTCGAGGAGGACGCTGTCGCCCGGTTCGACCGCCCGGATGTCGTAGGAGAGGCCGATCTCGGTCGGCGTGGCGGTGTCGCCCTCGACGAATCGGACCGTCGAGCCGCTCTCGACGACGATGGGGTCGGAAAGCGGCGCAGTGCGGACCTCCGGCCCCTGGAGGTCGACCATCGCCGCGACCGGCTCGGACGTCTCCTCGTCGACCTGCTGGAGGTGCTCGACGAGTTCGGCTCGCGACTCCAGGGTGCCGTGGCTCGAGTTGATCCGTCCGACGGACATCCCCGCCTCGGCGAGCTCCCGGATCGCACTCACGGACTCGGTCGCTGGACCGAGTGTACAGACGATCTTCGCGTTTCTCATGGCCCTCGATACGGCCGTCCGGGTCAAAAAGACCCATGATTAACTCGGTTTCGAGTAGTGTTGGGAGGCGACCGATGGCCGGGGCATCCCTATCCCCCTCGGCAATAGACTCACATTCCCTCGGCGAATCATCTCCGCCATGGCCACGTACATATCGCTGGTCCGCCTCCGCGACAGGGACATCAACAGCGTCCAGGAGCTCGCCACGGTCTGGGGCGAACTCAAGGTCGAGACCGAGGAGTTCGACGCGACGCTCGAGGACACCTACGCCATCCTCGGGGACTACGACTTCGTCGTCGTCTTCGACGCGGCCGGCCGCGACGAGGCGTTCCGCGTCGCACTCGCGATGGAACGCCACGGCCTCGACATGCAGACGATGGAAGCCATCCCGACCGAGGACTTCGCCGAGCTCGTCACCGACATCTGAGGCCGTCGGTCAGCCGCCCGGTCCGCCGCCCGCTCAGCGAACCTTCGTGCCCGGCTCGGCGTCGCCGTGGGTCGTCAGCAGGTCGGCCTGCTCGCCCGCCGCGAGCACCATCCCGTTGGACTCGACGCCGAACAGTTCGGCCTTCTCCATGTTCGCCAGCAGGACGACCTTCGTCCCCGGCAGTTCGTCGAGGTCGTGGAGCTGCTTGATGCCGGCGACGACCTGGCGCGTCTCGAAGCCGATGTCGACCTCGAGCTTCGCCAGCTTGTCCGCGCCCTCGACGGGCACGGCGCTCTCGATGCGGCCGACGCGGATGTCCAGCGCCTCGAAGTCGTCGAAGCCGATGCGCTCGTCCAGCAGGGGGTCGAGTTCGTCGCTCACGTCCGAGCCGTCGTCGCCCCCCGACTCCTCGCTTTCGGTCTCGTCGTCTGCGTCGCCGGCTTCGTCGTCGCCCGACGCGGCCTCGGCGACGCGCTCGGCGAGCTTCTCGTTCAGCTCCTCGACGCGCTCGTCCTCGACCTGCTCGAACAGCTCGGCCGGCTCGTCGAACTCGGCCGCCGGGGGCTCCAGCGCGGCGTCGAGCGTCACGTCGTGTACGTCGCCCTCCCCGCCGACCTGGGCCCACGCGGCCTCAGCCTTCTCCGGGGCGACGGGCTCGATGAGGACGGTGACCGCCTTCGCGAGCTGGACGCAGTCGCGGATGACCGGCGCGGCCTCGTCGTCGTCGAGCTTCCAGGGCTCGTTGCGCTGGATGTACTCGTTACCGAACTGGGCGAGCTTCACCGCGGCGTCGCCGGCCTTCCTGATCTCGTACTCGTTGACCGCCGCCGTGAAGTCGTCGACGGCCTCCTCGATGCGCTCTTCGACCTCCGCGGAGAGGTCGGCGTCCGGCGTGCCGCCGAAGTTCCGGTAGGCGAAGAGCAGGCTCCGATAGAGGAAGTTGCCGACCGTCCCGACGAGTTCGCCGTTGACGCGCTCCTGGAAGCGGTCCCAGGAGAAGTCGAGGTCCTGCTGGAAGCCGCCCATCGTCGTCAGGTAGTACCGCAGCAGGTCCGGGTGGAACCCCTCGTCGAGGTACTCCTGCGCCCAGATGGCGCGGTTCCGCGAGGTGGAGAGGCCCTTCCCGTTGATGGTGACGAAACCGGTCGCACAGACCGCACGCGGCTCCGAGAACTCAGCGACCTCCAGCATCGCCGGCCAGAAGATGGTGTGGTGCTGGATGATGTCCCGACCGATGACGTGGACGACCTCGCCGCCCGCCTCGCCGGAGTCCGTCTCCTTCCAGACCTGCTCCCAGTCGTACTCGTCGGCCCCGACGCGGTCGCTGTACTGCTTCGTCGACGAGATGTACTCGATGGGCGCGTCCACCCAGACGTACAGCACGAGGTCCTCCTCGCCGGGGTAGTCGATGCCCCAGTCGAGGTCGCGGGTGATACACCAGTCCTCGAGGCCGGACTCGATCCACTCCCGCGGCTGGTTCCGGGCGTTCGACGTGCCCTCCAGCCGGTCGAGGAAGCCGCTGAGGTACTCCGACAGCTCGGACACCTCGAAGAACCGGTGCGGCCGCTCGCGGTACTCGGCCGGATTCCCCGTCCGCGTCGAGACGGGGTCCTCTATCTCGCCGGGTTCGAGGTGGCGGCCACAGCCCTCGTCGCACTCGTCGCCGCGGGCGTGCTCGCCGCAGTACGGGCAGGTGCCCTCGACGTAGCGGTCCGGCAGCGGCTGGTCCTCGATGGGGTCCCAGGCGACCTTGATCTCCTTCTCGTAGACGTAGCCCTTCTCCTCCAGCGTCTCCACGATGGACTGGGTGAGCTCGGTGTTCGTCTCGTCGTGCGTGTGCCCGTAGTTGTCGAACTCGACGTTGAACTGCGGGAACGTCTCCTGATACTGCTCGTGGTACTCCATCGCGAACTCTTCCGGCGAGACCCCGGCTTCGTCCGCGTTCACAGCGATGGGCGTGCCGTGCATGTCCGACCCGCAGACGAACGCCGTCTGCTGGCCCAGCTTCTCCAGGCTCCGGCTCAGCACGTCGCCGGCTGTGTACGATCTGAGGTGGCCGACGTGCAGGTCGCCGTTCGCGTACGGCAACCCACACGTCACCACCGCTGGCTGTGCCGTCGGGAAGTCGTCGTGGCTCATGTTGTCGTGAACTCTCGTACGGGCCTAAAACCCGCTGATTCCGGTCTGATGGCGATACCCGTCGTCGTCGGGAGTTCGGCGCGGCAGAATGCGGTCGCATGACCGACCCGGGCCGCCGTCGTCCATCCCCACGCACGGCTCACGCGGGGCGCATACGGCGGTTCGTCGGGACGCGATGGGTCGGCTGCGTCACTGATAGCTGGTTGCCCGTGAGTCTGTAAAAACGCTTCGCTGCTAGTACTCCCGGAACGCCCCGAGTTCCGGTCAGCAGCCAGAGATCGTCGATTTCTGGCCACGTCGCCAGACCACGTCTGGCAAGCAGTCAGTACGCGGAGCGTTCTGACAACGCAGCGAGCCGCGGGAGCGGAGCCCCCCGGGGCTTTCCGGCTGTCAGAGCCGAGGTGTGTTCCCACGAACAGGGGAGCAACCCTGCCACTGGTCCCGTTACGGCCAGCTTCGTTCGGGTCACGGTTCGAGTCGAACCGCGAGCCGACGGCATCCTTTTTCCACGGGACCCCCGAACCACACAGCAATGGACCGTCGTCGATTCCTGCGACGAGCCGCCGGCGTCGGGAGCTGCGTGGCGCTCGCGGGCTGTGCGGAGTTCGGTGACCCGCCCCAGTCCGGCGGTGGACCGGAGGACCTGCTGGTGACGGGGGTGAGCGCGAACCCGCACGGCGAGAACGTGGGCCTCGGGCTGGACCTCTACGTGGACCGGGCGGTGCCGACGAATCTGGATGCCGAGGGCGAGGTGACGGTCGGCGACCGGACGGCGACGGCGGCGCGCTCGGTCCGGCTGTCCGGCGAGCGCAAGTACGTCTCCGTACAGTTACTGTTCAGCGACGTGTCGACGGCTGACCAGCTTCCGGAGACGGTGTGGGCCCGGGCCCGGGTCGGGTACGGCGGTGAGATGACGGACTGGCACGAACTCAGCATCTGACCTGTTCGCACGCCAACAACTGTCAGAACGAGAGGAGATGTCTGACGCAGGTTTATGGTTCCCCGTGCACGGGATACGTAACATGCCGAAGAACCGGGTGGAAGACCTCGAGTCCACCGTGGACGAGCTCGAAGCGACCGTTCGCGGACTGACGGAGGAACTGGTCGAAACGAAAGAACGCGTTCGCATCCTCGAATCCGAACTCGAAGAGGAGCGAGCAGCCGACTCGGGCGTCGAGTCGGTCGACGAGATGCTCACGCCGGAACCGGGCGAGAGCGTCGACCGTTCCGAGGCCGAACAGGAGGAAGTGGAGCAGGCGGCCGCACAGGCCCGGAACGAAGCCGCTAAGGACCACGAGGGGGAAGGCGGGGACGACAGCGAGGAGTCCGAGCTCGGCGACGACATCATCGTCGCGTAATCCCCCCATCGCGGCCCCCGACGCCTGACCACCATGCACATCAAAGAACTCGTTCTGGACAACTTCAAGAGCTTCGGCCGCAAGACGCGAATCCCGTTCTACGAGGACTTCACCGTGGTCACGGGGCCGAACGGCTCGGGCAAGTCCAACATCATCGACGCGGTGCTGTTCGCGCTGGGGCTGGCCCGCACGCGGGGTATCCGTGCCGAGAAGCTCACCGACCTGATCTACAACCCCGGCCACGACGACGGCGACCGCTCCGGCGGCCCGCGCGAGGCCATCGTCGAGGTCGTCCTCGACAACACGGACCGCACGCTCACCCGTTCGCAGGTCGTCAACGCCGCCGGCAGCGACAACGTCGGCGACGTGGACGAGATACGGGTGAAGCGACGGGTGAAGGAGACCGAGGACAACTACTACTCGTACTACTACCTGAACGACCGCTCGGTCAACCTCTCGGACATCCAGGACCTGCTCGCACAGGCCGGGGTCGCGCCGGAGGGCTACAACGTCGTCATGCAGGGCGACGTGACCGAGATCATCAACATGACCCCGCACTCCCGACGGGAGATCATCGACGAGATCGCCGGGGTCGCGGAGTTCGACGCGAAGAAGGAGGACGCACTCGCGGAGCTGGAGACGGTGCAGGAGCGCATCAACGAGGCCGAGCTCCGCATCGAGGAGAAGCAGGCCCGCCTCGAACAGCTCGAGGACGAGCGCCAGACGGCGATGCGCTACCGACGCCTCCGCCGCGAGAAGGAGCAGTACGAGGGCTACCTGAAGGCCGCGGAACTGGAGGACAAACGCGAGGAGCGCGAGGCCGTCGAGGAGAAGATAGAGCGAAAGCAGGACGAGCTCGAGGAGCTCCAGCGCGACCTCGACCAGAAGCAGGGCACCGTCGTCCGCCTGCAGGAGGACCTCGAGGACCTCAACGCCGAGATCGAGCGCAAGGGCGAGGACGAACAGCTCGCCATCAAGCGCGAGATAGAGGGCATCAAAGGCGACATCTCCCGCCTGGAGGACAAGATCGAGGCGAGCGAGGAGAGCATCGAGGCTGCGGAGACGAAGCGGCGCGAGTCGTTCGTGAAGATCGACCGCAAGCAAGAGGAGGTCGACGACGTCGAGGCGGACATCCGCGAGACGAAGGTCGCGAAGTCCTCGCTGAAGGCCGACGTGGCGACGAAGCAGGGCGAGCTGGAGGAGGTCCAGGCCGAGATCGACGCCATCGACACGGAGTACGACGAGCTGAAGACCGACCTCCAGGAGAAGAAGGCGGAGCTCGAGGCCGAGCGCGACGCGGTCAACGAGCTCCAGCGCGAGAAGGACCGCCTCGTCGACGAGCGTCGCCGCCGCTCGAACGAGGCCAGCGAGATAGACGAGGACATCGAGGACCAGCGCGCGGGGATTCCGGACCTCGAAGCGGAGCAGTCCGACCTCGAGGACGAACTGGCGAAGGCCGAGCAGAACGTCGACTCCATCGCCTCGGTCGTCGATGACCTCAAGGCCGAGAAGGAGTCGTACCAGGACGACCTCGCGACCGTCGAGGACGACCTCCAGGCCGAACAGCAGAAGTACGCCGAACTGGAGGCGAAAGCCGGCGAGACCGGCGACTCCTCGTTCGGCCGCTCGGTGACGACGGTGCTCAACTCGGGCATCGACGGGGTGCGTGGCGCGGTCGCCCAGCTGGGCAGCGTCGCCCCCGACTACGCGACGGCGTGTGAGACCGCCGCCGGCGGGCGGATGGCCAACGTGGTCGTCCGCGACGACGTGGTCGGCCAGCAGTGCATCGAGCACCTCAAGTCGCGCAACGCGGGCCGGGCGACGATGCTCCCGATGAACAAGATGCGGGACCGCTCGCTCCCGAGCGCGCCCGACGTGCCCGGCGTCGTCGACTTCGCGTACAACCTCATCGACTTCGACGACGAGTACGCGGGCATCTTCAGCCACGTCGTCGGCGATACGCTCGTCGTCGAGGACCT is part of the Haloarchaeobius litoreus genome and harbors:
- a CDS encoding GYD domain-containing protein, which encodes MATYISLVRLRDRDINSVQELATVWGELKVETEEFDATLEDTYAILGDYDFVVVFDAAGRDEAFRVALAMERHGLDMQTMEAIPTEDFAELVTDI
- the pyk gene encoding pyruvate kinase, with protein sequence MRNAKIVCTLGPATESVSAIRELAEAGMSVGRINSSHGTLESRAELVEHLQQVDEETSEPVAAMVDLQGPEVRTAPLSDPIVVESGSTVRFVEGDTATPTEIGLSYDIRAVEPGDSVLLDDGRIETTVERVEDDAVVVHVDAGGELGGRKGVNTPGVDLNLDVVTEKDRRDLEQAAEHEVDFVAASFVRSAADVVEVSEVLEGFGVDIPVIAKIERAGAVENLDEIIDTSYGVMVARGDLGVECPMEDVPMIQKRIIRKCRGTGTPVITATEMLDSMVEERRPTRAEASDVANAVLDGTDAVMLSAETAIGNHPATVVEAMDRIVRQVERSEEYEELNEQRVPPAGDSRTDALARSARYLARDVGASAVVAASESGYTALKTAKYRPGVPVVATTPRDRVRRQLSLTWGVAAQYAPFDADGIDAVIENAVQAALASGIAESGDTVVVLSGMMTELEGTQTTNTLKVHVAAETLATGRSVVSGYVTGPVVRTTDGDISEVPEGAVLALDPSFEGEFEGDVTRIGGIVDARPGMTGYPAMVAREVDVPMVSGADLAAVADGTTVTVDADRGVVYEGEIRRRDDTGVRPTGV
- the smc gene encoding chromosome segregation protein SMC, giving the protein MHIKELVLDNFKSFGRKTRIPFYEDFTVVTGPNGSGKSNIIDAVLFALGLARTRGIRAEKLTDLIYNPGHDDGDRSGGPREAIVEVVLDNTDRTLTRSQVVNAAGSDNVGDVDEIRVKRRVKETEDNYYSYYYLNDRSVNLSDIQDLLAQAGVAPEGYNVVMQGDVTEIINMTPHSRREIIDEIAGVAEFDAKKEDALAELETVQERINEAELRIEEKQARLEQLEDERQTAMRYRRLRREKEQYEGYLKAAELEDKREEREAVEEKIERKQDELEELQRDLDQKQGTVVRLQEDLEDLNAEIERKGEDEQLAIKREIEGIKGDISRLEDKIEASEESIEAAETKRRESFVKIDRKQEEVDDVEADIRETKVAKSSLKADVATKQGELEEVQAEIDAIDTEYDELKTDLQEKKAELEAERDAVNELQREKDRLVDERRRRSNEASEIDEDIEDQRAGIPDLEAEQSDLEDELAKAEQNVDSIASVVDDLKAEKESYQDDLATVEDDLQAEQQKYAELEAKAGETGDSSFGRSVTTVLNSGIDGVRGAVAQLGSVAPDYATACETAAGGRMANVVVRDDVVGQQCIEHLKSRNAGRATMLPMNKMRDRSLPSAPDVPGVVDFAYNLIDFDDEYAGIFSHVVGDTLVVEDLDTARDMQGDFRLVTLDGDLVEKSGAMTGGSSSGSRYSFDSSGEGQLKRVAERISELEAERQSLREDIQAVESRLDDARDRKSDAVDEVRGIESDIESTERKIAEREQRIADLQDRREEIEGERESVDEEMQEIEADIEEKQAEIAELESAVEDIESELADSRIPELTRKKEAIQEEIDDIEDRTDDLDAELNELQLQKQYAEEAIEDLHDDIEAAQNEKAKHEERIEELEADVTEKEETLESKRREVLELENELSELKDEREGLREELQSAQHERDSVQKQVDAVQSKLDSSTEKRDQLDWEIESLAEEVGEYDPEDVPDHDVVVEMVDCLQADMEAMEPVNMLAIDEYDDVRADLDELEAGRDTLVEEGDAIRERIDSYEAQKKETFMDAFEDIDEQFQDIFTRLSNGSGRLHLEDEEDPFDGGLTMKAQPADKPIQRLDAMSGGEKSLTALAFIFAIQRHNPAPFYALDEIDAFLDAVNAERVGQMVDELAGQAQFVVVSHRTAMLDRSERAIGVTMQEDNVSAVTGIDLSDGDAGDVEVSADD
- a CDS encoding NfeD family protein, with translation MAPLLDVDLLPFLLFLAGTGLMILEALAPGAHFIVIGIALFVAGLIGMLFSPLGTAPAMAIMVLAIGLATLWVYREFDFYGGKGTGKTSSSDDLHGARATVTRTVTSTEGQVRVIEGGGFNPNYSARSEFGELPEGTEVIVTDPGGGNVLNVAPTDREDDIDRELRRERERRERDSSVESEGDNEDVEPA
- a CDS encoding DUF7312 domain-containing protein, producing the protein MEDESTRDGDDGTPEEPSPPGPSTDGPDATEDDLDATEDEPDAADGPDEFEWVDDGDWDPPTVERRASDDAQAVAVGYVDMDEVIEPGDVSLENAVFVAIGVLGTVGLVFYIVQLAG
- the metG gene encoding methionine--tRNA ligase, producing the protein MSHDDFPTAQPAVVTCGLPYANGDLHVGHLRSYTAGDVLSRSLEKLGQQTAFVCGSDMHGTPIAVNADEAGVSPEEFAMEYHEQYQETFPQFNVEFDNYGHTHDETNTELTQSIVETLEEKGYVYEKEIKVAWDPIEDQPLPDRYVEGTCPYCGEHARGDECDEGCGRHLEPGEIEDPVSTRTGNPAEYRERPHRFFEVSELSEYLSGFLDRLEGTSNARNQPREWIESGLEDWCITRDLDWGIDYPGEEDLVLYVWVDAPIEYISSTKQYSDRVGADEYDWEQVWKETDSGEAGGEVVHVIGRDIIQHHTIFWPAMLEVAEFSEPRAVCATGFVTINGKGLSTSRNRAIWAQEYLDEGFHPDLLRYYLTTMGGFQQDLDFSWDRFQERVNGELVGTVGNFLYRSLLFAYRNFGGTPDADLSAEVEERIEEAVDDFTAAVNEYEIRKAGDAAVKLAQFGNEYIQRNEPWKLDDDEAAPVIRDCVQLAKAVTVLIEPVAPEKAEAAWAQVGGEGDVHDVTLDAALEPPAAEFDEPAELFEQVEDERVEELNEKLAERVAEAASGDDEAGDADDETESEESGGDDGSDVSDELDPLLDERIGFDDFEALDIRVGRIESAVPVEGADKLAKLEVDIGFETRQVVAGIKQLHDLDELPGTKVVLLANMEKAELFGVESNGMVLAAGEQADLLTTHGDAEPGTKVR
- a CDS encoding DUF7518 family protein — its product is MPKNRVEDLESTVDELEATVRGLTEELVETKERVRILESELEEERAADSGVESVDEMLTPEPGESVDRSEAEQEEVEQAAAQARNEAAKDHEGEGGDDSEESELGDDIIVA